One Leucobacter muris DNA segment encodes these proteins:
- the serS gene encoding serine--tRNA ligase, with protein sequence MIDPVLLRTDPEAVKRSQRARGNDEAVVDQALAADAARRAALTEFEGLRAEQKEFGGRVKAASKDEKPALIAQAQRLAAGVKAAEARAKEAEAEFEAVAVRIENVVIEGVPEGGEENFVTLREVGERAEFDFEARDHLELGELLGAIDMERGAKVSGARFYFLRGVGARLELALMNLALDRALQHGFTPLITPTLVKPEVMRGTGFLGEHAAEVYHLPEDDLFLTGTSEVALAGYHADEIVDLSNGPLRYAGWSTCYRREAGSHGKDTRGILRVHQFNKLEMFVYTDPAEAEAEHDRLVAWQEDMLQSLGLHYRVIDVAAGDLGSSAARKFDIEAWVPTQGAYRELTSTSNCTTYQSRRLATRFRGENGKTAPVATLNGTLATTRWLVAILETHQQADGSVIVPEALRPYLGGLERLTPVVGA encoded by the coding sequence GTGATCGATCCAGTCCTGCTCCGCACCGATCCCGAGGCCGTCAAGCGCTCCCAGCGCGCGCGAGGAAACGATGAGGCGGTGGTAGACCAGGCGCTCGCCGCGGATGCGGCCCGTCGCGCCGCGCTCACCGAGTTCGAGGGGTTGCGCGCCGAGCAGAAGGAGTTCGGCGGTCGCGTCAAGGCCGCCTCGAAGGACGAGAAGCCCGCGCTCATCGCGCAGGCCCAGCGGCTCGCGGCCGGTGTGAAGGCGGCCGAGGCCCGCGCGAAGGAGGCGGAGGCCGAGTTCGAGGCCGTCGCCGTGCGCATCGAGAACGTCGTGATCGAGGGTGTGCCCGAAGGCGGCGAAGAGAACTTCGTCACACTGCGCGAGGTTGGCGAGCGCGCCGAGTTCGACTTCGAGGCCCGCGATCACCTCGAGCTCGGCGAGCTGCTCGGCGCGATCGACATGGAGCGGGGCGCGAAGGTGTCGGGGGCGCGCTTCTACTTCCTGCGGGGCGTGGGCGCGCGGCTCGAGCTGGCGCTCATGAACCTCGCCCTCGACCGGGCGCTGCAGCACGGCTTCACGCCCCTCATCACGCCCACGCTCGTCAAGCCCGAGGTGATGCGCGGCACCGGCTTCCTCGGCGAGCACGCCGCCGAGGTCTACCACCTGCCCGAAGACGACCTCTTCCTCACCGGCACCAGCGAGGTCGCCCTCGCGGGCTACCACGCCGACGAGATCGTCGACCTGTCGAACGGCCCGCTGCGCTACGCCGGCTGGTCGACCTGCTACCGGCGCGAGGCCGGTTCGCACGGCAAGGACACCCGCGGCATCCTGCGCGTGCACCAGTTCAACAAGCTCGAGATGTTCGTGTACACCGACCCGGCCGAGGCCGAGGCCGAGCACGACCGCCTCGTCGCCTGGCAGGAGGACATGCTGCAGTCGCTCGGCCTGCACTACCGCGTGATCGACGTGGCCGCGGGCGACCTCGGGTCGAGCGCGGCCCGAAAGTTCGACATCGAGGCCTGGGTGCCCACGCAGGGCGCCTACCGCGAGCTCACCTCGACCTCGAACTGCACGACCTACCAGTCGCGACGGCTCGCCACGCGCTTCCGCGGCGAGAACGGCAAGACCGCGCCGGTCGCCACGCTCAACGGCACGCTCGCGACCACCCGCTGGCTCGTCGCGATCCTCGAGACCCACCAGCAGGCCGACGGCAGCGTGATCGTGCCCGAGGCGCTGCGACCTTACCTGGGCGGTCTCGAGCGGCTCACGCCGGTGGTCGGAGCCTGA